A window of bacterium genomic DNA:
CGTTGAGGCGCCCTGCATCGTCGCGGGAGATGTCGAGCAGGTCGCCGACCAGGCGGTCGAGCCGCGTCACGTTGCGCAGCGCCAGCTCCAGGAACCGCGACTGGTCGGGGTTCAAGGCGCCGGCGTCACCGCCCAGGACCAGCGACAGGCTGCTCTTCATCGACGCCAGCGGCGTGCGCAGCTCGTGGCTCAGCGTGCTGACGGTCTCGACCAGGTTGCGGCCCGCAGCGCCCGCCGTCCCGTCCGCCGCTTCGCGCAGCACGAGCACCACCATGCCTTCGCGTCGGTCGTCGCCGGCGGCCGTCAGTTCCAGGGCCGGCGCGTGCTCCTGCCGACCCTCGAGCACGGTCGCGGCCCCGGACATGGCCTGCAGCCGCACGGCCGCCGATTCCAGCCAGCGGCGCCACGCCGTCGGCCGCCCCCCGACCGAGGCTTCCAGCAACCGCCGCGCTTCCGGATTCCAGGCCGCCACCGCCCCGTCCGCCACCAGGACCAGCCCGACCGGCGCCTGGCGCCAGACGTGCGCCAGGACCCGGGATGTGGGGTCCTCGCTGGGCTGAATCTGCCGGTTTCCGGATGGCAACTTTTTCCCGCCGGTCGCTGATGTTCCGCGCGCGGGCCGCCCGGCCCCTTGCGCGACATGGGGTTGCGGGAATGGTCCCGTCCCTTGTCACGCGCGCCGGGCGAAAAACTGCAAGGGGGGTGCCACCGGTCGTGGCGGTCAGAGGCCGATCTGCAGCGCCAGGTGCCGGCCGGTCAGGGAGGCCGCCACCTTGGCGATGTCCTGGGGCCTGCCCTGGGCCACGACCTTGCCGCCGTGGCGGCCGCCGCCGGGGCCGAGATCGATGACCCAGTCGGCCTGGGCGATCAGGTCGAGGTTGTGCTCGATCACGAGTACGGAGTGCCCCGCCTCGACCAGTTCGTGCAGCACCTTCACCAGGGCGCGGACATCCTCCGCGTGCAGGCCGGTGGTGGGCTCATCGAGCAGGTAGAGGTTCTGCTTGCCCGAGGGCAGGGCCAGTTCACGCGCGATCTTCAGGCGCTGGCTCTCGCCGCCGGAAAGCGTGGGTGCGGGCTGGCCCAGGCCCAGGTAGCCGAGCCCGACCTTCTTGAGGAGCCACAGGCGCTGCCCCACCGCAGGCACGTCGCCGAAGAACGCGAGCGCATCGTCGATCGTGAGCTCGAGCACCTGGGCGATGTTCAGTCCCTTGTAGCGGATCTCGAGGGTCGCCGCATTGAAGCGGCTGCCGCGGCAGTCCTCGCAGGGCACCTCGATGTCGGCCATGAACTGCATCTCGACGCGGTGGTAGCCGAGGCCCTGGCAACTCGCGCAGCGGCCGCCGGCCGTGTTGAAGCTGAAGCGTCCGGCAGCGAAGCCGCGCGTCCGGGCATCACGCGTGTTCGCGAAGAGGTCGCGCATGGGCCCGAGCACCTGCAGGTAGGTGGCCGGGTTCGAACGGCTGGTCTTGCCGATGGGCGACTGGTCCACGCGGATGACGCGGCCGACGCCGTGCGCGCCCACGATGGATGTGAACGGGAAGGCCCGCCCCAGGCCACCGGCGGCCTTGGCCGTCAGGCCGTCGTGCAGGCAGCCGTTCAGCAGGCTGCTCTTGCCCGAGCCCGAGAGGCCGGTCAGCGCCACGAAGCGGCCGAGGGGCACCTTGACGTCGATCTCGCGCAGGTTGTTCAGGCGCGCGCCCTTGACCACCAGCCAGCGCTCGGGTGCCCCGCGCTGCGGCCGCTTGTCGGTGGCGCGCGCCTCGCCCCGGAGGTGGCGCGCCGTGAGCGTGTCGGCCAACAGCGCCTCCGAAAGCGGCCCCTGGAAGACGAGGTGGCCGCCCCCGGTGCCGGCGGCCGGTCCCAGTTCCACGAAGTGGTCCGCAGCGCGCAGCACGGACAGGTCGTGCTCGACCACGACCACGGTGTTGCCCGCATTGACCAGGTCGCGCAGCGTGTCCGTCAGGCGTTCGACGTCGGCGGCGTGAAGGCCGCAGGTCGGTTCGTCGAGCACGTACAGGGTATCGACCAGCCGTGCGCCGAGTGCGTTGGCCAGGTGGATGCGCTGGGCCTCGCCGCCCGACAGCGTGCGGGTCAGCCGATCGAGGGTCAGGTAGCCGAGGCCCACGCGTTCCAGGAATCGCAGGCGGTGCACCACTTCGTCGCGCACCTCGCCGGCCGCCGCCGTCGCCGACTTGCCCAGGCGCAGCGAGCCCATCTTCTGCAGCGCCTCCTCCACCGACAGCCGGCCGACCTGCCCCAGGTCCAGTCCCTGCACGCGCACGGCGAGCGCCTCCTCGCGCAGGCGGCTGCCGCCGCAGGCGCGGCACAGCGTGTCGCCCATGAAGCGGCGCGTGAAGAAGCGGTGGTGCCCCTTCTTCATCTCGCGGCGCATCGTCTCCAGGAAGGGAATCACGCCGGGGTAGGTTTCGTCCTTCCCTTCCAGTACCAGGCGCTGGTGGGTCCGCGAGAGCTTGTGGAACGGGACGTCGGTCGGGATCTTGCGGCGCGCGCAGAAGCGCAGCAGCGCCGTGAAATCGCGCGCGAAGCTCTCGGTGCTCCAGGGCTTGATGACGCCTTCGCGCAGCGTCAGCGCCGGGTCGGGCACGATGCGATCCTCGTCGAACTCCAGCTTGTTGCCGAAGCCCTTGCAGGCGGCACAGGCGCCCTCGGGGGAATTGAACGAGAACAACCGCGGCGAAGGGTCGGGATAGACACGGCCGCAACCGCTGCAGCGCAGGTCGCCGGAGAACTCGGCGCGCCAGGTCAGGTCGCGATCACGCACGGCCACGAGCCCGGACTGGGCCAACGCCAGTTCCACGGCCTCGACGAACCGCGAGCGCGCCGTCGCCTTCAGGTGCAGGCGGTCGACGATCACGTCGATCCCGTCGCCCGCAGGCACCGCGGCCAGCGCCGCGGGGTCGGCGGCGTCGAGCGTGTGGACGGCGCCCCCGGCCACCACGCGCTGGAATCCCTGCGCCAGCAGCGGCTCCCACCAGCCCACGGCGGCGCCGGTGCCGGCCGGCAGCGGGTAGCAGACAAGGATCGCATCGCCTTCGGCGCGCTGCTTGCGCACCTCGCGCCAGACCGAGTCGGGTGTGTGGCGATCGACATCCACATCGCAG
This region includes:
- the uvrA gene encoding excinuclease ABC subunit UvrA; this encodes MNDDGIDDVTDDMTGHNVPDINTNAVPEPGGPDAIEWIRIKGARQHNLRNIDVDIPRGRFTVVSGLSGSGKSSLVFDTLYAEGQRCYVESLSTYARQFLERLPKPDVDWIDGVSPAIAIEQRNAVTSGRSTVGTVTEINDYLRVLWARAGSVHCAACDVDVDRHTPDSVWREVRKQRAEGDAILVCYPLPAGTGAAVGWWEPLLAQGFQRVVAGGAVHTLDAADPAALAAVPAGDGIDVIVDRLHLKATARSRFVEAVELALAQSGLVAVRDRDLTWRAEFSGDLRCSGCGRVYPDPSPRLFSFNSPEGACAACKGFGNKLEFDEDRIVPDPALTLREGVIKPWSTESFARDFTALLRFCARRKIPTDVPFHKLSRTHQRLVLEGKDETYPGVIPFLETMRREMKKGHHRFFTRRFMGDTLCRACGGSRLREEALAVRVQGLDLGQVGRLSVEEALQKMGSLRLGKSATAAAGEVRDEVVHRLRFLERVGLGYLTLDRLTRTLSGGEAQRIHLANALGARLVDTLYVLDEPTCGLHAADVERLTDTLRDLVNAGNTVVVVEHDLSVLRAADHFVELGPAAGTGGGHLVFQGPLSEALLADTLTARHLRGEARATDKRPQRGAPERWLVVKGARLNNLREIDVKVPLGRFVALTGLSGSGKSSLLNGCLHDGLTAKAAGGLGRAFPFTSIVGAHGVGRVIRVDQSPIGKTSRSNPATYLQVLGPMRDLFANTRDARTRGFAAGRFSFNTAGGRCASCQGLGYHRVEMQFMADIEVPCEDCRGSRFNAATLEIRYKGLNIAQVLELTIDDALAFFGDVPAVGQRLWLLKKVGLGYLGLGQPAPTLSGGESQRLKIARELALPSGKQNLYLLDEPTTGLHAEDVRALVKVLHELVEAGHSVLVIEHNLDLIAQADWVIDLGPGGGRHGGKVVAQGRPQDIAKVAASLTGRHLALQIGL